The Clostridioides sp. ES-S-0010-02 genome window below encodes:
- a CDS encoding EAL domain-containing protein, whose translation METENNSTLKRDMYDTSYILEKYCKIKGSDERYALIHLNIKNFRYFNTKYGSKAGDEILTLVFQKITTFLEEREYAAYLYADNFAFLVRCDDSNYLIYERLIPLIDILYRIDDERIYRNLFMSMGIYVIINPEVSFYDALNYANLCRKESEALLNRSSCIELYGDSFYNSYMDRMKLEIETADAYKGYEFVTYLQPKISLINGKVIGAEALLRWFDKDGNSIPLYKFLPILNQNGYIKLIDIDTFEQMCQYLDTRIKNNQKVVPISFNISKSHFYDPGIVQNYIDVFEKYDIPKHYIEIEFMESISLNDTERLKKVVSDFKEYGFTCSLDDFGDGYSSFNVLLNAHFDIIKMDRQFFLNNLNGNSSLVIKTIIDLIHSLNMKVIAEGVESKEHIESLKEYRCDMVQGYYYYKPMSIDSFNMILDVQDDC comes from the coding sequence ATGGAAACGGAAAATAATAGCACCTTAAAGCGTGATATGTATGATACTTCATATATTTTGGAAAAATATTGTAAGATAAAAGGTAGTGATGAAAGATATGCTTTAATACACTTGAACATTAAAAATTTTCGCTATTTTAATACAAAGTATGGAAGTAAAGCAGGTGATGAAATCCTGACATTGGTTTTTCAAAAAATAACCACATTTTTAGAAGAAAGGGAGTACGCTGCATATTTATATGCGGATAACTTTGCTTTTTTAGTAAGGTGTGATGATTCTAACTATCTTATATATGAACGATTGATACCACTAATTGACATATTATATCGTATAGATGATGAGCGGATTTATAGAAATCTTTTTATGTCTATGGGTATTTATGTGATTATTAACCCAGAAGTCTCATTTTATGATGCACTAAATTATGCGAATTTGTGTAGGAAAGAAAGTGAAGCTTTACTTAATAGAAGTTCTTGTATAGAACTTTATGGTGATTCTTTTTATAATAGTTATATGGACCGTATGAAACTGGAAATAGAGACAGCAGATGCATATAAAGGTTATGAATTTGTCACGTACTTACAGCCCAAAATCAGTCTAATAAATGGAAAGGTTATAGGTGCAGAGGCATTACTTCGTTGGTTTGATAAAGATGGAAACAGCATCCCATTATATAAATTTCTGCCTATTTTAAACCAAAATGGCTACATTAAATTAATTGATATTGATACTTTTGAACAAATGTGTCAGTACTTGGATACAAGAATAAAAAACAATCAGAAAGTTGTGCCAATTAGTTTTAATATTTCAAAGTCACATTTTTATGACCCAGGGATTGTTCAAAATTACATTGATGTGTTTGAAAAATATGATATTCCGAAGCACTATATTGAAATTGAATTTATGGAATCAATTTCTTTAAATGATACTGAACGTTTAAAAAAAGTAGTATCTGATTTCAAAGAATATGGGTTTACATGTTCACTAGATGATTTTGGAGATGGTTATTCTTCTTTTAATGTATTACTTAATGCTCATTTTGATATTATCAAGATGGACCGTCAGTTTTTTTTAAATAACTTAAATGGCAATAGTAGTTTAGTAATAAAGACTATTATAGATTTAATTCATTCTTTAAATATGAAAGTAATTGCTGAAGGCGTAGAATCTAAAGAACATATAGAGTCTTTAAAAGAGTATAGATGTGATATGGTTCAAGGTTATTATTATTATAAACCTATGTCAATTGATTCATTTAATATGATATTGGATGTGCAGGATGATTGTTAG
- a CDS encoding peptide ABC transporter substrate-binding protein, with the protein MRYKKIITLLVVAILALNLVACSTPTQGDATKGSVFQGTQGKEMVTLNVTSEPTELNPMRMSDTIAQSILYHCMAGFTKLNEKDEPVADLAERWDINDANTIYTMHLRKDAKWSNGDPVTANDFYYSWVTQMTPSTGSIFASYIYKNIKNGEAFYKGEIDESQLGLKVLDDYTLEIQWSHPMTNGLFYLSQPYFLPINKKAYKAIGDKQYAKEADKMVTNGAYKITEWVHDDHITMEKAEEYYNASEINIPKVKLVMIGDANTSLNAFTAGEIDLCNLYNEQIKLVGDKSKDTIQSYIDGGSWYLSFNTQNEYLSNINLRKALAYSIDVQSLLNNVINDGSIAANGLVPGVIKGVDGKSYAEKRGSLFKYDKDKAREFLDKALQELGIEKKDIKLVFWTSDTTYNQNQAAYLQQQWKENLGLDVELKSTAVKALSEAKRNGDYSFAVDAWGPSENDAITFLENYTTENMNNYGKYSNPKYDKLIEDSTHESDSKKRQEILIQAEKILMDDMVIGPMYFTCTTYAVSDKLVGLVRTPFQFFNVLNAHIK; encoded by the coding sequence ATGAGATACAAAAAAATTATAACATTATTAGTAGTAGCTATACTTGCACTAAATTTGGTGGCATGTTCCACACCTACTCAAGGAGATGCAACAAAAGGCTCAGTTTTTCAGGGGACTCAAGGAAAAGAAATGGTAACGTTAAATGTTACATCTGAGCCAACAGAATTGAATCCAATGAGAATGAGTGATACTATTGCACAAAGTATTCTCTATCATTGCATGGCTGGATTCACAAAGTTGAATGAGAAGGATGAGCCAGTAGCTGATTTAGCAGAACGTTGGGATATAAATGATGCGAACACTATTTATACAATGCATCTAAGAAAGGATGCAAAATGGTCAAATGGAGACCCAGTAACCGCGAATGATTTTTACTATTCCTGGGTGACACAGATGACGCCTTCTACTGGAAGTATATTTGCTTCGTATATATACAAGAATATTAAAAATGGAGAAGCATTTTATAAGGGTGAGATTGACGAATCACAACTTGGGTTAAAAGTATTAGATGATTATACATTAGAAATTCAATGGTCTCATCCAATGACTAATGGCTTGTTTTATTTGTCACAGCCATATTTTTTGCCAATAAATAAAAAGGCTTATAAGGCAATTGGTGATAAACAGTACGCTAAAGAGGCCGATAAAATGGTAACAAATGGTGCATATAAAATAACAGAATGGGTTCATGATGACCATATTACAATGGAGAAAGCTGAAGAATATTATAATGCATCAGAAATTAATATTCCTAAAGTTAAGTTGGTTATGATAGGAGATGCAAATACAAGTTTGAATGCATTTACTGCTGGAGAAATTGATCTTTGTAACCTATATAACGAACAAATTAAACTCGTGGGAGACAAAAGTAAAGATACTATTCAATCCTATATAGATGGAGGTTCTTGGTATTTAAGCTTTAATACACAAAATGAGTATCTTTCTAACATAAACCTAAGAAAAGCACTTGCCTATTCTATTGATGTACAAAGTCTACTTAATAATGTAATTAATGATGGTTCTATAGCAGCCAATGGTCTTGTACCAGGTGTTATAAAAGGTGTTGATGGTAAAAGTTATGCAGAAAAACGTGGTAGCTTATTTAAGTATGACAAAGATAAGGCAAGGGAATTCCTTGATAAGGCACTTCAAGAACTTGGGATAGAAAAGAAAGATATTAAACTTGTATTTTGGACATCAGATACAACATATAATCAGAATCAGGCTGCCTACTTGCAACAACAATGGAAAGAAAATCTTGGACTGGATGTAGAACTGAAATCTACAGCAGTCAAAGCTTTGTCTGAAGCAAAAAGAAATGGTGATTATAGTTTTGCAGTGGATGCTTGGGGTCCTTCTGAGAATGATGCAATTACATTTTTGGAGAACTATACAACAGAAAATATGAACAATTATGGAAAGTATTCCAATCCAAAGTATGATAAGTTGATTGAGGATTCAACTCATGAGAGTGATTCTAAAAAGCGTCAAGAGATACTGATACAGGCAGAAAAAATTCTAATGGATGATATGGTTATAGGACCGATGTATTTTACATGTACTACTTATGCAGTTTCTGACAAACTAGTTGGTCTAGTACGTACACCATTTCAATTCTTTAACGTTTTAAATGCACATATTAAGTAA
- a CDS encoding ABC transporter permease, translating into MSLQMRYIAKRLIYAVLTVWVLISITFLLMQMLPGDPFSGLKVINSEIKASLATKYGLDKPVLEQYRIYVNNLIHGDFGSSIVSGRQVTDIIAQAFPVSLELGIRALIFAIILGFLSGIIAALKHRTKWDTLMMILVLLGVSVPSFIIGALLQYFFGIVLFQFTGIHFFAIIGWGSENSKILPAFALAFGSMASIGRLMRSSMLDVLGQDYIRTAKVKGIKKKDIILHHCLRNALMPVITVLGPMTAVLLTGTFAVEYVFSIPGLGKYFVDSVQANDYPVIIGTTLFFGMFLVLCNLIVDILNSCIDPRVRLGGEENR; encoded by the coding sequence ATGTCTTTACAAATGAGGTATATCGCTAAGCGACTTATTTATGCGGTACTTACTGTATGGGTTTTGATTTCCATTACATTTTTACTGATGCAGATGCTTCCAGGAGACCCTTTTTCTGGACTTAAGGTAATTAATTCTGAGATAAAAGCTTCTTTAGCCACAAAATATGGTCTAGATAAACCTGTATTAGAGCAGTACAGAATATATGTGAATAATTTGATACATGGAGATTTTGGTTCTTCAATTGTTTCTGGTCGTCAAGTCACAGATATTATAGCCCAGGCATTCCCAGTTTCTTTAGAACTGGGAATACGGGCTTTGATTTTTGCAATCATTTTGGGATTTTTGTCAGGTATTATAGCTGCTTTGAAGCATAGGACAAAGTGGGACACATTGATGATGATTTTGGTGCTTCTTGGGGTGTCTGTTCCATCATTTATTATTGGTGCTTTGTTGCAGTATTTTTTTGGAATTGTGTTGTTTCAATTTACTGGTATCCATTTTTTTGCAATTATAGGATGGGGGAGTGAAAATAGCAAGATTTTACCTGCATTTGCGCTAGCTTTTGGCTCTATGGCAAGTATTGGAAGATTAATGCGCTCTAGTATGCTTGATGTACTTGGGCAGGATTATATTCGTACAGCAAAAGTGAAAGGAATCAAGAAAAAAGATATTATCCTTCATCATTGTCTACGCAATGCATTAATGCCAGTGATAACAGTTCTTGGTCCTATGACAGCAGTTCTGTTGACTGGGACATTTGCTGTAGAATATGTATTTTCTATTCCAGGTCTTGGAAAATACTTTGTGGACTCAGTACAGGCCAATGACTATCCAGTGATTATAGGAACAACATTATTTTTTGGTATGTTTCTTGTGTTGTGTAATCTAATCGTGGATATTTTGAACAGCTGTATAGACCCTCGCGTGAGATTAGGAGGTGAGGAAAATAGATAG
- a CDS encoding ABC transporter permease, translating to MTNNEQVYPSMSFARETISILRHNKIAVVSFIMILILMIGSVFFPIFCNFDFSSQNVAYANNPFFSKDMSSGFTHIFGTDNLGRDIFVRIWYGTRVSLLVAGVVAIIDCIVGVVYGSISGYIGGMVDNVMMRTLEIISGIPYLVVVLLLMAVLPQGIGTLIIAYTLVGWTSMARLVRGQVVSLMGREFIIAAKIMGASMGRIIFFHLIPNMLGIIIVHMTLSIPGIIFTEAFLSMLGMGVPPPYPSLGIMANEGVAVFQTYPARLVVPGLFICLIMLSFNLLGDQLQDALNPRLRRSAYYGRHSKN from the coding sequence ATGACTAATAACGAACAGGTGTATCCCTCTATGAGTTTTGCAAGGGAGACCATATCCATACTACGCCACAATAAAATTGCAGTAGTATCATTTATAATGATACTTATTCTTATGATAGGTTCAGTATTTTTTCCAATATTTTGTAATTTTGATTTTTCATCTCAGAATGTGGCATATGCAAATAACCCCTTTTTTAGTAAAGATATGAGTAGTGGTTTTACTCATATCTTTGGTACAGATAATCTTGGGCGTGATATTTTTGTACGTATCTGGTATGGGACACGAGTATCACTTCTAGTAGCAGGGGTGGTAGCTATTATAGACTGCATAGTAGGAGTAGTATATGGTAGTATTTCTGGATATATAGGTGGTATGGTTGACAATGTAATGATGCGTACATTGGAAATCATTAGTGGAATTCCATACCTTGTTGTTGTTCTTTTACTTATGGCAGTGCTTCCACAGGGAATTGGAACTTTGATTATTGCCTATACCCTTGTAGGATGGACTAGTATGGCACGATTGGTAAGAGGACAGGTGGTTTCTCTTATGGGGAGAGAATTTATAATTGCTGCAAAAATTATGGGAGCAAGTATGGGACGGATTATTTTCTTCCACTTAATTCCTAATATGTTAGGTATTATAATTGTACACATGACATTGAGCATCCCAGGAATTATATTTACAGAAGCATTCTTATCAATGTTGGGAATGGGAGTTCCACCACCATATCCATCATTGGGAATTATGGCAAATGAAGGTGTTGCTGTTTTTCAGACTTATCCAGCAAGGCTTGTAGTGCCAGGATTATTTATTTGTCTGATAATGCTTTCTTTCAATCTCTTGGGAGACCAACTTCAAGATGCTCTAAATCCTAGATTAAGGAGGTCTGCTTATTATGGACGACATTCTAAGAATTAA
- a CDS encoding ABC transporter ATP-binding protein, which yields MDDILRIKELNVSFDMYEGTVNAVRGVSLSMNSGEILALVGESGCGKSVMAQSILQLNPSPPAKIMAEELKLLNFDILNASEKEMERIRGTLASMIFQDPLTCLNPTMKIGKQITESLYRKEKMSSSDCKKEAVRLLEMVQIPNAELQAEQYPHQFSGGMQQRVMIAMALACNPKLLIADEPTTALDVTTQLQILKLIAKIRKEMGTAVLLITHDFGVVANLADRVAVMYAGKIVEESGVKELFNRATHPYTQALLRTLPTSGGIGERISILGSPPNLSDLPVGCSFSKRCPYCMKICLREEPPLFEVSNSHSASCWRLHESFPKEELDDGKIT from the coding sequence ATGGACGACATTCTAAGAATTAAGGAATTAAATGTATCTTTTGATATGTACGAAGGAACAGTAAATGCAGTTCGAGGTGTATCACTTTCCATGAACAGTGGCGAGATTCTTGCGTTAGTGGGTGAAAGTGGTTGTGGTAAAAGTGTAATGGCACAGTCAATTTTGCAACTAAATCCTTCACCACCAGCTAAAATTATGGCTGAGGAATTGAAACTTCTCAATTTTGATATTTTGAATGCATCAGAAAAAGAGATGGAACGAATAAGAGGTACTTTAGCAAGTATGATTTTTCAAGACCCTTTGACCTGTTTGAATCCTACAATGAAAATAGGTAAGCAGATTACAGAGTCACTATATAGAAAAGAGAAAATGTCATCATCTGATTGTAAGAAAGAGGCAGTTAGATTACTTGAAATGGTACAGATACCAAATGCTGAACTACAAGCAGAACAGTACCCTCATCAATTTTCAGGAGGTATGCAACAACGTGTAATGATTGCTATGGCTTTGGCATGCAATCCTAAACTACTTATTGCAGACGAACCAACAACAGCTCTTGATGTTACTACACAACTGCAAATCTTGAAATTGATTGCTAAAATTAGAAAAGAGATGGGAACAGCTGTACTTTTGATTACTCATGATTTTGGTGTTGTAGCAAACTTGGCAGACCGTGTAGCAGTGATGTATGCTGGAAAAATTGTGGAAGAAAGTGGTGTGAAAGAACTTTTTAATAGAGCAACACACCCATATACACAGGCACTGTTAAGAACACTTCCTACATCAGGTGGTATAGGGGAACGCATATCTATATTGGGAAGTCCACCAAACTTATCTGATTTGCCAGTCGGTTGTTCTTTTTCAAAGAGGTGTCCATATTGTATGAAGATTTGTTTGAGAGAAGAGCCACCTTTATTTGAGGTTTCAAATAGTCACAGTGCTTCTTGTTGGCGTCTGCATGAAAGTTTTCCAAAGGAGGAATTGGATGATGGAAAAATTACTTGA
- a CDS encoding ABC transporter ATP-binding protein, which translates to MEKLLELNNVSKSFPLGRKRKNIAVNHVNLTIYKGETLGLVGESGCGKSTLARVIMGVYPSSEGEILFQGKKLELHRQSRRKAFAQHTQMIFQDPYMSLDPHMTVESIIAENLKVHGMLDKNTRTQKVYELLEMTGLLREHAGRFPHEFSGGQRQRISIARALVVQPDFIICDEPVSALDNSIQSQIINLLYKLKMELGLTYLFISHDLSMVRYISDRIAVMYAGRIVEIGNAEAVYNTPLHPYTQMLLRAVLTPNPNSRNILHEEVDVQDEVKIFSNSEKGCPFVERCPVSAEYCRKEMPELFEHKQNHLVACYMASEGFSYYKK; encoded by the coding sequence ATGGAAAAATTACTTGAATTAAATAATGTATCCAAGAGCTTCCCTCTAGGAAGAAAGCGCAAAAATATTGCTGTCAATCATGTGAACCTAACTATTTATAAAGGTGAAACTCTAGGGCTTGTTGGAGAATCTGGTTGTGGAAAATCAACTCTTGCAAGAGTTATTATGGGTGTATATCCATCAAGCGAAGGTGAAATATTATTTCAAGGCAAAAAGTTAGAACTACATAGACAAAGTAGAAGAAAGGCATTTGCACAACATACACAAATGATATTTCAGGACCCATATATGTCTTTAGACCCACATATGACAGTAGAATCTATTATTGCAGAAAATTTGAAGGTTCATGGGATGTTGGATAAAAATACAAGAACACAAAAAGTATATGAATTGTTAGAAATGACTGGGCTTTTGAGAGAACACGCAGGACGTTTCCCACATGAGTTTTCAGGAGGGCAAAGACAAAGAATTAGTATTGCACGTGCACTCGTGGTTCAGCCAGATTTTATTATATGTGATGAACCAGTGTCAGCACTGGATAATTCTATTCAGAGTCAGATTATAAATCTTTTATATAAGTTAAAGATGGAGCTTGGTCTTACTTATCTATTTATTTCACATGACTTAAGCATGGTACGTTATATTTCTGATAGGATTGCTGTGATGTATGCTGGTAGAATCGTGGAAATTGGAAATGCTGAGGCGGTTTACAATACACCTTTACATCCATATACACAGATGCTTTTGCGTGCAGTTTTGACTCCAAATCCGAATAGCAGAAATATACTACATGAAGAAGTAGATGTACAAGACGAAGTCAAAATTTTTTCGAATTCTGAAAAAGGATGTCCTTTTGTGGAGCGTTGTCCAGTATCAGCAGAATATTGTAGAAAAGAAATGCCTGAATTATTTGAACATAAACAGAATCATCTAGTTGCTTGCTATATGGCAAGTGAAGGATTTAGCTATTATAAAAAGTAA
- a CDS encoding calcium-translocating P-type ATPase, PMCA-type, with amino-acid sequence MRYYNKPTKEVLKYLKTNPEVGLADNEVEERKLRYGLNEFTIKEGRTFWDELGESLTEPMILILIGAAVISSFVGELHDALGILGAIFIGISIGIITEGKSKKAAHALSKLTENIEVKVLRNGKIVKISKNDLVPGDIVYIETGDMIPADGRLIQSINLKLREDMLTGESDDVAKNADAILDMEVVYSKTEIIEQDTIPAKQINMVFGGTLVAYGRGIMVVTHIGDKTEMGKIAQNLSNDDQQTPLQIKLGKLGAKIAGISGVIATLLCMFMIIQMQRRGMLILDTSSILSFLQSLEPAKNAYMVCIALIVATVPEGLPTMINITLAITMQKMAKINALVTKKEACETIGSVSVICSDKTGTLTQNKMMVEVAYVDGKYISSGEYQSNSYFEQNCIVNSTADIEKEDNSFKYIGSATECALLLYHNDKNYNEMRKQTYLISQIPFSSEEKKMSTLIRQEDSDILLSKGAPEVLLKKCSYVQQGKSIVPITPKIEKGILDEIKKLQIKSMRTLGFAYKKMTKSRTEVAITSEGELNLIGNPRGYEKEENLVFSGFVGIVDPLRAGVKESIDKAFNAGVDVKMLTGDNINTATAIGDELGLLNDGKKAVEATYIDVLTDEELREEIKGISIVARSKPDTKMRIVSALQKSGEVVAVTGDGINDAPALSQADVGIAMGISGTEVSKNAADIILTDDSFSTIVEGIKWGRGIYENFQRFIQFQLTVNIVAFIIAIISQLTGKDMPFTTIQLLWVNIIMDGPPALALGLEPVRDYVLKRKPINRHSGIIARSMSVNIIINAILMITIVFTQSAFNILGATPEEQGTVIFSLFAFSALFNALNCREFGLNSTIPNLFKNKLALQVIVVTGVIQIIFTQVFQSFFNSVSLGFDMWIKIILFASTILLSNEFVKLLLRTVKNSKKVNLNNKN; translated from the coding sequence ATGAGGTATTATAATAAACCTACCAAAGAAGTCTTAAAATACTTAAAGACAAATCCAGAAGTTGGACTTGCTGATAATGAGGTAGAAGAGAGGAAGCTTAGATATGGATTAAATGAATTTACGATAAAAGAAGGACGAACATTTTGGGACGAGTTGGGGGAAAGTCTGACAGAACCTATGATATTAATTCTTATAGGAGCAGCAGTAATAAGCTCATTTGTGGGAGAATTGCATGATGCATTAGGTATTTTAGGAGCTATCTTTATTGGTATTTCCATAGGTATAATAACTGAAGGGAAATCTAAAAAAGCTGCTCATGCTCTATCAAAATTAACAGAGAATATAGAGGTAAAGGTACTTAGAAATGGAAAGATAGTTAAAATATCAAAAAATGATTTAGTACCAGGAGATATTGTATATATAGAAACAGGAGATATGATACCAGCAGATGGAAGGCTTATACAATCTATAAATCTAAAGCTTAGAGAAGATATGTTAACAGGCGAATCTGATGATGTAGCTAAAAATGCTGATGCTATATTAGATATGGAGGTAGTTTATTCTAAAACAGAAATAATTGAACAAGATACAATACCCGCAAAACAAATCAATATGGTATTTGGGGGAACTCTTGTAGCATATGGTAGAGGGATAATGGTTGTTACTCATATTGGTGATAAGACAGAGATGGGTAAGATAGCACAGAACTTATCAAATGATGACCAGCAAACTCCACTTCAAATTAAATTAGGTAAGTTAGGTGCTAAAATAGCAGGTATATCAGGTGTAATAGCTACATTATTATGTATGTTTATGATTATACAAATGCAAAGAAGAGGTATGCTAATTTTGGATACAAGCAGTATTTTATCTTTTTTACAATCATTAGAGCCTGCTAAAAATGCATATATGGTTTGTATTGCTTTAATAGTTGCAACAGTACCAGAAGGTTTACCAACTATGATAAATATTACTTTAGCCATAACAATGCAAAAGATGGCAAAGATAAATGCATTAGTAACAAAGAAAGAAGCCTGTGAAACTATAGGTTCTGTCTCTGTAATATGTTCTGATAAGACAGGTACTTTGACACAAAATAAGATGATGGTAGAAGTAGCATATGTTGATGGTAAGTATATAAGTAGTGGAGAATATCAAAGTAATAGTTATTTTGAACAAAACTGTATAGTGAATTCAACAGCTGATATAGAAAAGGAAGATAATTCATTTAAATATATTGGAAGTGCAACAGAGTGTGCATTACTTTTATATCATAACGATAAAAATTATAATGAAATGAGAAAACAAACTTATTTAATATCACAAATCCCCTTTAGTTCAGAAGAAAAGAAAATGTCAACATTAATTCGTCAAGAGGATTCAGATATACTACTTTCAAAAGGAGCTCCAGAAGTATTATTAAAGAAATGTTCTTATGTACAACAAGGAAAAAGTATTGTCCCAATAACTCCTAAAATAGAAAAAGGTATTCTCGATGAAATTAAAAAACTACAAATTAAATCTATGAGAACATTGGGGTTTGCTTATAAAAAGATGACTAAATCTAGAACAGAAGTTGCAATAACTTCAGAAGGAGAATTGAATTTAATCGGAAATCCAAGAGGGTATGAGAAGGAAGAAAATTTAGTATTTAGTGGCTTTGTAGGAATAGTAGACCCATTGAGAGCAGGTGTTAAAGAGTCTATTGATAAGGCATTTAATGCAGGTGTAGATGTAAAAATGCTTACAGGGGATAATATCAATACAGCAACTGCTATTGGAGATGAATTAGGATTATTGAATGATGGTAAAAAGGCAGTTGAAGCAACCTATATAGATGTACTGACAGATGAAGAGTTAAGAGAAGAAATAAAAGGAATATCTATTGTCGCAAGAAGTAAACCAGATACAAAGATGAGAATAGTTTCTGCACTTCAAAAAAGTGGTGAGGTTGTAGCCGTAACAGGTGATGGTATAAATGATGCTCCAGCTCTTAGTCAAGCAGATGTTGGTATCGCTATGGGAATCTCAGGTACAGAAGTATCTAAAAATGCAGCAGATATAATATTGACTGATGATAGTTTTAGTACAATAGTAGAGGGAATAAAATGGGGAAGAGGTATTTATGAAAACTTCCAAAGATTTATACAGTTCCAGCTTACTGTAAATATAGTAGCATTTATAATTGCTATAATATCTCAACTTACTGGTAAAGATATGCCATTTACTACAATACAATTATTATGGGTAAATATAATAATGGATGGTCCTCCAGCTCTTGCATTAGGATTAGAACCTGTTAGAGATTATGTATTGAAAAGAAAGCCAATAAATAGACATTCTGGAATAATAGCTAGGTCTATGTCTGTTAATATTATTATAAATGCTATACTTATGATTACAATTGTATTTACACAATCAGCTTTTAATATATTGGGAGCAACTCCAGAAGAACAAGGTACAGTTATATTTTCATTATTTGCATTCAGTGCTCTTTTTAATGCATTAAATTGTAGAGAATTTGGATTAAACAGTACAATACCAAATCTATTTAAAAATAAATTAGCATTACAAGTAATAGTTGTGACAGGGGTGATTCAAATAATATTTACCCAAGTATTCCAAAGTTTCTTCAATTCAGTGTCACTAGGGTTTGATATGTGGATAAAGATAATATTATTCGCATCGACTATTCTATTGTCAAATGAATTTGTAAAATTACTTCTTAGAACAGTAAAAAATAGTAAGAAAGTAAATCTTAATAATAAAAATTAG
- a CDS encoding EFR1 family ferrodoxin (N-terminal region resembles flavodoxins. C-terminal ferrodoxin region binds two 4Fe-4S clusters.), with protein MIVYFSGTGNSEYVAKRMGKELQNEVLNIFEKIRTRDYSHLASERPWVIVVPTYAWRIPRIVHEWLMKTELSGNKNIYFVMTCGADIGNSGTYLKKLCKAKGMNYRGCASVVMPENYIALFSTPSKEEALVTIEQAEQKISSTIQCIRTDIAFPESKATFKAKFSSGLVNNIFYPVFVHSKKFYVTDACVSCKKCENVCPLGNIHLNDGKPNWGNHCTHCMACICRCPKEAIEYGEHSKGMARYICPKEI; from the coding sequence ATGATTGTATATTTTTCTGGGACTGGTAATAGTGAATATGTAGCAAAAAGAATGGGTAAAGAGCTTCAGAATGAAGTATTGAATATATTTGAAAAAATTCGAACTAGGGATTATTCTCATTTAGCATCTGAAAGACCATGGGTTATCGTTGTACCAACTTATGCATGGCGTATTCCACGTATTGTGCATGAATGGTTGATGAAAACAGAACTTAGTGGAAATAAGAATATTTATTTTGTAATGACCTGTGGGGCTGATATTGGCAATTCAGGCACATACTTGAAGAAATTGTGTAAAGCAAAAGGGATGAATTACAGAGGATGTGCTTCTGTAGTCATGCCAGAAAACTATATTGCGCTTTTTAGTACACCAAGTAAAGAAGAAGCTCTAGTAACGATTGAACAAGCTGAGCAGAAAATATCATCTACAATACAATGTATTAGAACTGATATAGCATTCCCAGAATCGAAAGCAACATTTAAGGCTAAATTCAGTAGTGGATTGGTCAATAATATATTTTATCCAGTATTTGTTCATTCTAAAAAATTTTATGTGACAGATGCTTGTGTTTCTTGCAAGAAATGTGAAAATGTATGTCCACTTGGAAATATACACCTTAATGATGGAAAGCCAAACTGGGGAAATCATTGCACTCATTGCATGGCTTGTATATGTCGATGTCCAAAAGAAGCTATTGAATATGGCGAACATAGCAAGGGGATGGCACGTTATATTTGCCCAAAGGAAATATAA